TAGCTGTTTTGGGAGCACTTTACCCATTGATTTCGAAATTAGTTAAAAAGAATAGTCCTAACGATCTTACACAATAGGAGGTTTTTTTATGGTCCATAAGGGTGCTGCTGCTGTACTCTATTTAGAAAATCAACGTACAGTTATTTTACGTAATATTAACAAAACACTGGTTAATGAAATAAGATCACAGTGCGGGAAAAAACGATGTATTTGTAGGGTTGATGGGAAAGAGGTAGATTACGGTAGTGTATCACATGTAGTTTGGATGGATCGAGCGGATATTGGCGACTAAAGGTGAAACCCGGTTTCCTAAGTGTAAGTAAGGGAAGCCGGGTTTTTAGTTTAACTAACGTTTTATAGCCTGTATAATAAGGTATAGGGGATTCCTTATATAAAGTAAAAGGAGCAGACATATTCGTGGATCCGAACGATAAAAGTGTAGAAAAATTAGCATTAAGAATGAAAGAAATTATACAATCATCCGGTTATCAGAATGAAGATATTATCTTTCTTTGCATTGGTTCAGACCGTTCTGTTGGAGATTCCTTAGGGCCTTTAGTTGGGACGATGCTTGAAGAGAATCAGGTGCCTTATCGAATTTACGGGACTTTGGAAAACCCTGTGCATGCCTTTAACTTAGAAGATATTCTAAAAGAGATCAATAAACGCTTTAAAAAGCCGCTCATTTTTAGTATAGATGCTTGTTTAGGAGAGCAAGATCAGGTCGGTCATGTTTACGTGAAAGAGGGACCGCTTGTCCCAGGGAGAGCACTAGAAAAGGTGTTGCCACAAGTGGGGGACTATCATATTGTAGGAATGGTCAATTATATAGACCCGTTGCCAAGCATGCAATTTTTAAATGATACTCGATTATACACCGTTATGAACCTTGCAAAACGGATTGTAAACATGATTGTACAAGCGGCCAACAAGAATGCTGCAATGGATTAAAAAAAAGGGGATGTCCTCTATGCCATTTAAGAATGGTTTGGAGGATATCCCCTTTTCCGTATTTATTCAATGGGTAATTTTAAGCGATAACCCCTGTCAATACAGCAACAA
This Ammoniphilus sp. CFH 90114 DNA region includes the following protein-coding sequences:
- the yyaC gene encoding spore protease YyaC, which translates into the protein MDPNDKSVEKLALRMKEIIQSSGYQNEDIIFLCIGSDRSVGDSLGPLVGTMLEENQVPYRIYGTLENPVHAFNLEDILKEINKRFKKPLIFSIDACLGEQDQVGHVYVKEGPLVPGRALEKVLPQVGDYHIVGMVNYIDPLPSMQFLNDTRLYTVMNLAKRIVNMIVQAANKNAAMD